The following proteins are co-located in the Poecile atricapillus isolate bPoeAtr1 chromosome 2, bPoeAtr1.hap1, whole genome shotgun sequence genome:
- the NMT2 gene encoding glycylpeptide N-tetradecanoyltransferase 2 — protein MAEDSESAASQQSLELDDQDTCGIDGDNEEETEHAKGSPGGDLGAKKKKKKQKRKKEKPNSGGTKSDSASDSQEIKIQQPSKNPAIPMQKLQDIQRAMELLSACQGPAKNIDEATKRKYQFWDTQPVPKLNEVITSHGAIEPDKDNVRLEPYSLPQGFMWDTLDLSNAEVLKELYTLLNENYVEDDDNMFRFDYSPEFLLWALRPPGWLPQWHCGVRVSSNKKLVGFISAIPANIRIYDSVKKMVEINFLCVHKKLRSKRVAPVLIREITRRVNLEGIFQAVYTAGVVLPKPVATCRYWHRSLNPRKLVEVKFSHLSRNMTLQRTMKLYRLPDATKTSGLRPMEQKDTKAVQELINTYLKQFNLAPVMDEEEVAHWFLPRDHIIDTYVVEGSNGILTDFLSFYTLPSTVMHHPVHKSLKAAYSFYNIHTETPLLDLMNDALIIAKLKGFDVFNALDLMENKTFLEKLKFGIGDGNLQYYLYNWRCPGMESEKVGLVLQ, from the exons ATGGCGGAGGACAGCGAGTCTGCGGCcagccagcagagcctggagctggaTGACCAGGACACCTGCGGCATAGACGGCGACAATGAGGAGGAGACCGAGCACGCCAAGGG AagtcctggaggggatttgggagcgaagaagaagaaaaagaagcagaagagaaaaaaggagaaaccaAATTCTGGAGGCACCAAATCAGATTCTGCATCTGACTCCCAGGAGATTAAAATTCAACAACCTTCAAAA aatcCAGCCATTCCAATGCAGAAGCTTCAAGACATCCAGAGAGCaatggagctgctctctgcaTGCCAAGGCCCAGCAAAGAATATTGATGAGGCTACCAAACGTAAATACCAGTTTTGGGATACACAACCTGTACCTAAGCTTA ATGAAGTTATAACTTCACATGGTGCAATTGAACCAGATAAGGACAATGTCCGCCTAGAGCCATATTCTTTGCCACAAGGTTTTATGTGGGACACACTGGATCTTAGCAATGCTGAAGTT cTGAAGGAGTTATACACActattaaatgaaaattatgtaGAAGATGATGATAATATGTTTAGGTTTGATTATTCACCTGAATTTCTTCTGTG GGCATTACGTCCTCCGGGCTGGTTACCGCAGTGGCACTGTGGGGTTAGAGTGTCTTCAAACAAAAAACTGGTAGGATTCATAAGTGCCATCCCTGCAAATATTCGTATTTATGACAG TGTGAAGAAAATGGTAGAAATCAATTTTCTGTGTGTCCATAAGAAACTGAGATCTAAACGGGTGGCGCCTGTACTGATTCGGGAAATAACCAGAAGAGTAAACTTGGAAGGAATTTTTCAGGCTGTTTACACTGCTGGAGTGGTACTTCCCAAACCTGTGGCCACTTGCAG GTATTGGCATCGATCACTAAATCCCAGAAAATTGGTGGAGGTGAAATTTTCACATTTGAGTAGAAACATGACTCTACAAAGAACAATGAAGCTCTACAGACTTCCTGAT GCCACAAAGACTTCAGGTTTGAGACCAATGGAGCAAAAAGATACTAAAGCAGTACAAGAATTAATCAATACTTACTTGAAACAGTTTAATCTTGCTCCTGTGATGGATGAGGAAGAGGTGGCCCACTGGTTCCTGCCTCGGGATCATATTATTGACACTTACGTGGTAGAG gGTTCAAATGGTATTTTGACAGACTTCCTCAGTTTCTACACATTACCTTCAACAGTGATGCATCATCCTGTTCATAAAAGCCTCAAAGCTGCCTATTCCTTTTACAATATTCATACAGAGACTCCCCTGTTGGACTTAATGAATGATGCACTCATTATAGCTAAATTG AAAGGATTTGATGTGTTCAATGCGCTAGACttaatggaaaacaaaacattcctGGAAAAACTCAAGTTTGGGATTGGAGATGGAAATTTGCAGTATTACTTGTACAACTGGAGATGTCCAGGCATGGAATCTGAAAAG GTTGGTCTTGTATTACAATGA